One Hordeum vulgare subsp. vulgare chromosome 4H, MorexV3_pseudomolecules_assembly, whole genome shotgun sequence DNA window includes the following coding sequences:
- the LOC123446661 gene encoding AT-hook motif nuclear-localized protein 19-like: MGSMDGHPLQGNHGYAHVPAGSNNDEDDSSPPPSAGGVSSGSGRRPRGRPPGSKNKPKPPVVVTRESPNAMRSHVLEIASGADIVEAIAAFSRRRQRGVSVLSGSGAVTNVTLRQPAGTGAAAVALRGRFEILSLSGAFLPAPAPPGATGLAVYLAGGQGQVVGGSVMGELLACGPVMVIAATFGNATYERLPLDQDAEEGAVLSGSEGAATQLEQQGSGGAAVPPPMYAVPQTPPSDMFGQWGQAAVARPPPTSF; the protein is encoded by the coding sequence atggggaGCATGGACGGCCACCCGCTGCAGGGCAACCACGGCTACGCACACGTCCCTGCCGgcagcaacaacgacgaggacgactcctcgccgccgccctcgGCCGGCGGGGTGTCCTCGGGGTCGGGCCGCCGTCCGCGCGGCAGGCCGCCGGGGTCCAAGAACAAGCCCAAGCCACCCGTCGTGGTGACGCGGGAGAGCCCTAACGCGATGCGCTCCCACGTGCTGGAGATCGCCAGCGGGGCCGACATCGTCGAGGCCATCGCGGCCTTCTCCCGCCGCAGGCAGCGCGGCGTCTCCGTGCTCAGCGGGAGCGGCGCCGTCACCAACGTCACGCTGCGGCAGCCCGCGGGGACCGGGGCGGCCGCCGTCGCCCTGCGGGGGCGGTTCGAGATACTGTCCCTGTCCGGGGCCTTCCTCCCGGCTCCGGCGCCACCTGGGGCCACGGGGCTCGCCGTTTACCTCGCCGGAGGGCAGGGGCAGGTGGTCGGAGGCAGCGTGATGGGGGAGCTGCTCGCGTGCGGCCCCGTCATGGTGATCGCGGCCACGTTCGGCAACGCCACGTATGAGAGGCTGCCGCTGGATCAAGACGCCGAGGAGGGCGCCGTGCTGTCCGGGTCGGAGGGCGCCGCCACGCAGTTGGAGCAGCAGGGCAGCGGGGGCGCCGCCGTGCCCCCGCCGATGTACGCCGTGCCGCAGACGCCGCCCAGCGACATGTTCGGGCAGTGGGGGCAGGCAGCCGTGGCGCGGCCTCCGCCGACGTCATTCTAG